The genome window TATCTCGTGCCCGTGTCATGGAAGCTACATCACCTCGTTCCAGCACTCCTGTTATTCGACGCAAGTCAAGTCAGAACCTGCTCGTTGTCGACCGTGCCCAGCGCTCATTTTCGTCACTGCGAAACATTGCTTCTGAGCACTTCGGCGCTCAGCCCGAGGCCATGCAGAGCTTCGAGCTGAACTTGAATGCCGCGATCCATGAACTGCACGTCAGGAGCGAACGCATTCAGGAACTAGAAGCAGACGTTGCAGCAgcgaagaaggagatggaaACCAAGATGACCATCATCTCGGGACTGACAAGAGAACGATCCAGTCTCAAGGCCAGCCCTGTAGAGATGTCCATGGTGGCAACACTGCGGGATCAGCTTGAGCAGAATGAGAGACAACTTTCTGATACGAGGAACGCTCACATGGCTCGTGAGCAAGCACTCACAACTGAGCTTGAGTCACTGCGACAAGCACTTGCTGCCAAGTCTAGTCTCCAGGAGCCCAACAATGCTGACTCCAAGCATGAGCAGCGTATTGCCGAGCTCCAGACTGAGCTGGCCACCTGGGAGCAGAAGCACAAGGAGGCGCTTGATTCCATGGCAACAACAGAAACCCAGATGCGGGGTACgattgaggagcttgaggctcGAGTTGTTTCTAACCATGCTCAAATCTCTGCCTCTCGATCCCAGAATGGCGATAAGGATGAGCCAAACAGCGATGCTGAGCAACGACAACAGAACCTTATCAGCTTCCTTCGCAACGAGATTGATGAGTACAAGGcgatcatcaacagcaacgCTACCAAGGTTGCTGAACTGGAGCAGGCTCATGCTGCTGCTCGCGCCGAGTTGGATGAGCTCCACAAGACTCACAACGCTGTGCAAGAGGACAACTCCCGACAGCTAGAGCTTATTGCCAAGCTTCAGGGGCAGATCGCAGCCCATGATGAGGGCGCGAAGAGTAACGAGACATCGctcgaggagctcaaggctgagcaCGCTAAGGCCCTGGCTGATCTTAAGACGACCGAGCAGAAGGGCTACGAAGAGCAGGTTGAAGTGTTGCTATCCGAGCATGCCGAGAGTGCTCTCCGATTGGAGACTGAGCTTGCAGAGGTTCGCGATGAACTCAACAAGGCAGCCTCCCATGTCGCCATGgctcttggccttgacgCTGATGCAGAGAAGTTGGTGGAGCGTATCGATGAGCTTGCTGCTAGCAAGAAGGTTCTTGACGAGGAGCAGGCCAAGCGGGCCGAGATTGAGTCACATGTCAACGAGCTCACATCTATTAatgagaagatcatgaagGATCTTGAAGACGCCAAGGTTGCTTTGGCTGAAATGCTTGATGGAGGTGCTGGCTCTGGTCCTCTAGTTGAGCAGATCAAGATCgccaagaagaggatgacagatcttgatgaccgaagcaagaagaacagcagACTtgtggaggagcttgaggagcagCTCCAGAATAACTTTGACGAGGTTCAAATCACCAATAACCGATTGAGCACCCTGCAGACGGAACGTAACAGTCAATTGGTTGAGGCCAATGCCGCTACTGCACGCCTCACTGCCGAATTGCAGGTCTTGAAGGAAGATTATGCAGCTCTCCAGGTAAGCTTGTCTCTGCATGATAATTTGTGGACTTCACTAACACTTCCTAGACTAAGATGGACGAAGTGGCGGCTGGCGTCCAGCGGTCAAACTCTAACTCGACCATTCGCAAGAGCGCATCTCACGTCTCCCTCCCATCACCCCCACCAGCTATCCCTCTCCCCCCTCTGCCAAACGGTGCGGGATCTCCCGTCAATGGAGCTCCCAGCTCACCCACCAACGGGCGTCCTATCAGCAAGGACAACATTAACATCTCTCATATTACTGAAGACCAGGAAGCGCGTATCCGAACCATCGAGAAGCACCTTAATGCGGAGCGTCAGCTTACCCAGACACTCGAGGAGGCTCTTACCGACCTGGAAAGGCAATCTAATAAAGTTAAGGCCGATTGTGATGCCTGGAAGAAGCGTGCTGGTGAGCTAGAGGTCgaggtcaaggagctcaaggaccGCCCTCCTCCCGAGCCTGTTCAGGACAACAGATGGAGTCTCCAAGCTGTGGAGGAGGAGCGCAAGAAGCGACAGGCTGCCGAGGCTGCCCGTCGCCAGCTCGAGGAGCGTATGAATGCCatcaacaagggcaagaagaagaagggaagctTGAACTGCTTCTAGAAGAGGCGAAGCTGTGACTAGCCGGCTTTTGCGCGGCCCGCCCCGGAGTCTTTGATCACGGGACACACATTCAGCATTGGGGGGTTGATTGGGATGGGATTCTTTTTGCAACGCCTTTATGTGTCATCACGTTTCTGATTTGATGTTGTTCACTATATTCCCCCTCGAGTTTTATTGTCGGTCTGGCGCTCTTTTTCGTCGTCGGGCATCCCAACCAAGTTTTCAAGCACTGGCCAGGAGTTTGGAGgattcttttttttcttttttttactttttgctttttctaCCCTGTGAAGAAGGGGGGGATTTATCACATAAACGAGCGGCTCGATGCATAAAGATGTCATTTTGGGTGTCTGTCTTGGTACATGTGtaattttcttcttttcgaTTTGACTCCCTTTGATTTCAAGGGAGATTTTAGGGTGGCGGACTTTGATTCAAAGAATGAAGCGGAAGATGGGATGATTCTTATGAGGGGGGACCCATTGATTTTGGGTTTCGCATTACAAATTACATACAGGGAAACAAAAACGTGGTTTTTTGTTTCCGAAGACGATAGTGGTAAATACTAGTTTCAAAGACCTTAATCATTCGCCTTGATCGTTTTCTTCTGAGGGGAGTAGTTCTGGGAACCAGCCGTACTTGGAGAAGTCTACTGAGTGTTCGCCCATTGCGTTTGTCTCGACTTGTACGGCTTCTGCTTGGAGGGCATCAGCTTGTGAGCGGGATCCTCCAGGTTGAGATCTACAAAGTGAGCTTTTGTCCCTTGGAGACCGAGTGAAGATTGATGCTTACCTAGGCGATATTTGGCCTTTGGAGTTTATGACTCTTTGCCATGGAACGTTTTCATGGTTGAAGGGCTGAGACGGATCGGCGGGAAGGTGTTTTAGACAGACACCGACTTGACGAGGTCTTTGAGCTGTGGCATGTTAGTGACCTGAGGTTTTGGGTGTGTGAGGGTTTGGTACGGGTTCCAACGAGCATGGCGATGTGGCCGTATGTCGTGACTTTGCCGTGGGGGATCTCTTGAACGGCTGAGTATACGGCGTGGAAGAAGGCTTGTGCTTCGTCTGACCGGGGCATTATGATGGTGTATGGGGAATAAGCAAATGATTTGAGTAGTTACAATGAAGAATAATGGGATATGAGCAGGTTGAAGCTGTCGTAGTTCATTGAATGAAGTGCCGATGAATGGTGCTGAAGGGCGCGATGTAAATAGCGGGGTATGCCACTATCCAGTCAATCACCAGAGTCCAGTCAAGATTCTTgttaaagattattatattGTTCATTCATATCTTATGTACAGTCTATCTCTATCATTTACGTCCCGCTAATTTAATCAATGTTCTTCTGGTTAACCAAAACATATCGGTATCGCGCCTTTCCATTCTCCatatcaacaacagcctggTTCGCATCCTCCATCGGCCTCTTCTCAACCCACGGCTTGAcattcttctcaacagcaagcTGCAGCATCTCCTCGATATCCTTAGGCGACCCAATCAAGCTTCCACTGAGCTTGAACTGGCccatgatgaggttgaaCGCATTGATGGGGGGCAGCTCGCCAGAGTCAGGAGCACCGACCTGCACAAAGTCGGCGCCGTGGCGCAGAAGCTTGAAGTAATCGCTGTAGGGCATCTTGCTGCTTGATACAGTGCAGATCATGAGATCGATCGTCTTGGCGTTCTTGTTGGCCCagtcctcatcgtcgtcagTGGCGATGTAGGCGTCTGCGCCGAGAGCGAGgacctcttccttcttggaggCCTTGCGAGAAATACCAATGACCTTATCGGCGCCGAGGGCCTTAGCGAAGAGAACGCCAAAGTGGCCTAGACCGCCTACACCGACGATACCAACAGTCTTTCCAGGACCGCAGCCATTGTTACGGAGGGGAGCGTAGACGGTGACACCGCCGCAGAGCATGGGCGCAGCGTACTCTGAGGGGAGACTCTCGGGGATCTTTACGACGAAGCGAGAGTCAGTGCGGTTGTAGTCGGCGTATCCACCGTAGGACTTTCCGATGTCGTCGGGGTAGATGGAGCCGTAGGTGCTGACCATCTTGGGGCAGTAGTTGAGGCGGCCGGCGGAGCACTCGGAGCAGTCGTCGCGGAGACAGCTGCGGGCCTGGGCGCCTACACCGACTCTGTCGCCGACCTTGATGTCTGTTACGTTGGAGCCGACGCGGACTGCCTTGCCGACGATTTCGTGACCGACACAGCAGGCTGCGAGTGCATCAGTAACTGTGTGTATCATTTGGAGTGTGTGAGGACTTACGGAAAGGTGTCTCGCCCCAGCCGGAGCGAAGAGTGTGAAGGTCAGAACCGCAGATACCGCAGTGTGTGATCTTGATGTCGACGTCGTTCTCCTCCCACTTCTTGGGCTCAAAGGTATCCCACTCCATCTTTCCATTGACGGAGTCGGGATCACGGCCAAGCCAGCCCTTGAATTCGTAATCGGTAGACATTTTTGTGTATTGCTTTGTTactttgaagatgagaagcaaaCAAGATTGTATTGATCAGGCCATCTATCTACCTACGTGAGTGCAAGCTATATATATCACTTCACCTCCAAGATTCTACAACCATCCAAggcaagaaaaaaaaatgTTCGGACTCCGCAACGTCATCGAAGACCCGAGAATTTATCAGCATCAGAGACCGATGTAATGCTATGGAATGGATATGGATATAAACGGAGTTAAATTTTCCATTTGGGACTGGACGCAAAAAGGAAGCCATCGCCGTTAGCCCACTAATTCCAAGTGCGCATTGACGGGACAAGTGAGAAAAAAGGCCCGTAAGGAGGGTGACGTCTCCAGATTGAGGCGGGTCTGCCACGAGGGAGATGCATCGGCAGTTAGTGATTCAATGGAGATACTAGACTGAATAGAGAGTGTTACTATCTATGGAGATGTCATTGATCTTTGAACCGACGGTGTTTCTTTTGATCCGagggttgggttgggttgggttggaTTAAAGGTCTGACATCAGCGTCCCGTCACGTTTTATCTCACAGGGATGAGATGGCTAAATTCTGCTCGGGTCTTGATGTCAGCAGGTTGCATTAGCGCCATCAACGCTATCTCCGTAACGAATCAGAGCCCATCATCAAAGAATCGATCCAACTAGTCAACCTTCCAAACAGTTCAGAAGCAGTGAGAAAACATCAATTGTAAGCAATAAACGGCCCAAGGTCTACGTAGTCTTTATCTCTGCAGCTCAGTGATAaacttctccttcttttttCCTCTCGGAGTTTACAATCCCTCGTCAGCCAGGTACATAAAGGACAATCGCCTAGGACGGAGAGGGTCCGGTCCAGTCTCGCACTCTTCACGTAAGAATCCCGATGGCAGAGCTTACTCAACCGCCGGCTCCGAAACGTCTCGGCCAACTGCCCCAGTTAACGGAGCTCAAAGACCCAGACGATGATTGGACGGGGATCACTGAGGCGAGGGATAGACGGAGACGGCAGAACCGTCTGAATCAGAGAGCTTATCGTCAGTCCCTATACTGTACTCTACTATACTGTGCATTGAAGCAAAACTGACTTTGGTAGGCAAACGGAAGGCCCGGAATGAGGAATATGCAAATGTCACCCCCGAAGAAGTTCACACGAATGGACTCCTCATATTCACCACTGCCAGAGAACGTGCTGTTGCATATGCATTCATGCAGCTGGTGCACATGCAACATAGTCTGAAGAACCATCGTCCGGCACTTCTACCTTCACTCATCCGCCTCAACGCCGTTAATGCCGTGTCCAGCAATGCAGTTCACATCGGTATCCCGCTGCAAGGATTATGCTGCGACGATGTGATATCGCCCTGGAACGCCCTAGGTCCCTCGTCCGCAGATGGTACCTTGGTGAAATCCGCATGTCCCGAATCGCTACGTCCTACAAGGTTACAAATCGAGATTGAGCATCATCCCTGGGTCGATTTACTACCATTCCCTCAATTGAGAGATAACATGCTCAAGGGATACACCAGCGGTGTatttgatgaagatgagttgTGTATCGACATACTGGGACTCATGAGTAGCCAAGGATTGGATGATGCTTACTTGATTGTCTGGGGAGAGGCACACGACGGGAGTAGTTGGGAGGTTAGTGTGGGATTTCTGAGGAAATGGGGATGGTTGCTGAAGGGTTGTCCTGAGTTGGTTGAGTCAACAAATCGATGGCGGCAAcaaagaggagaagcaaAACTAAATATTCAGGTCTAATAAATCAACGAAGCGATACGAAAACTAATTGCGAGAAAATACAAACGAAGCTTTACGAGCGAATGTGAAGAAGGATAAAAACAGAACGAACGCGAGACAGAAAAAGCCAGCAACAACCATCAATGCCTGTGTCAATTTAACGAAAAAACAACAAATCTTCATACACGCTTATCACTTGGAATCGAGAAAAGGATCATGCGATGGCCTTCCACTGCAATAATCGAGGATTCCCCAATTCCCATGACAGGTCAAAAACCCATCAACAgcgccaacagcaacatctATCACACCAGTTAGCAACAAACCACCAGACCCAGAAGGGAAAACATACTCAAATCGATACTCGTTCGATGAACCCGGTTCCCGAAATcattcttgcccttcttcaAACCACTCCAACAGCCGCAGTTGAAGTTACTGCCAGTCAACTTACACGCCGTACACGACCCGTGAAAATTGCCACTACACAGCATCATCAGTACCACTCCTAACATAACATTCACAGTAACGATACTTACTTTGATCCACGATATAGCTCCCCCTCCGAGTTAAGCAAACACTTACTCAGCGCCAACCACGTACAGAGATACTTTCCATTCTTATCAGGACATTTCGCTACAAGCCACGGTGAAGACTTGTACCCGTTGAAGCTGTTCTTGCGGGGATGTGCATCGTCTACTTTGGCGAGGTAGAAGCGTACGTCTTTGCATTTGTCGTAGAAACCGCCTGATATGAAGCGTGGTGCGACGCGGGAGGGATGTTGCGTGAGGTTGGTTGTGTTGAGGGAGGAGGAAGGGGAGGTAGCGATTGCGTCGAGGGTGAGGGTTAGAAGGAGGAGGGGTGAAAACATTTTGACAGTAGTGTGTAATAGTTTTGATAATTTGGTTTGATCTTTGATCCATGGGTTGGGAACGGGATTGGTGGTTATAGGGCTCTATATCCTATATCTGTTTCGTGGCCTCGAGAATGGATATCCGAGACTTCCATGGTCATGCCAATGGGTATTTTCACAATAACGAGCACATTCGTATCAATTCTTTGACCAATATGTCAGACCGGGCCAAGGCCCTATTGCGGTGACCTCGAGTTGCTATTTCGAGGTGTCGAACAAAGAGGTGAAACACCAGCATCGCCCAGTAAGTGACCTTGGTTAAAGAGCATCACGACTCGACCACAAAGGTATTTTGAAAGTCACtagaaagggaaaaaaaaatgGCGACCCTAATGCTGATCTCTTCTTTACATATCGTCCTTTCGAATTGAAGAGGGACTGGGTCATGGGACGTAGGTATGTTACAGGGACAGATGGCCCGACATCGAAACACCCTCAAAGAGCGAGTGTACTCTTTCAAGACGTCATCATCAGTGTTGATATTTCGTCAAGATAACCATGAAAGACATGTCCTGTCTGATACGGGCTGCGCCGGTCCACTCAGCGCGAAGGCCGTTGCAATCTACCGCCCACAGTTCCAACTCGACCAGCAAGATGAAACTCACAGTAATGCTGGATCCTGATCTCGCCATTCCTTAATCCTGACTCAAAAGCCTTCTAAAAGGATGCGCCTCCGTATTCAGCACAAACTCATCCAAACTGATCAAATCTGGCTCCGAGAAGATCAAGTAGAAATACTTCAACGTCTCCGAGAACCAAAAACTCTACACACTCATTAGCACACATCCCCTCTCCCTTACCCTCCCATTTCACAAATAACTTACCTCCATAGAATCAGTCTTCGACGTCTCAGTACTCGTAACGTCATCAACAGCCGCATTCGCAAGCTCAGTGCTTGTATACTTCACAATCGCCTGAAACATATCCCACGCCATATCCTGCCACTTTGCATCCGCTGTGAGACGATACATGATGAACACACTCTCGATAGCTTCCGGTCGGAGGATATATCGCGGATCGCGCGCGTGGCGGAAGCCTGGAGGGAGTTTCTGGTTGTTTTGCGGCTTCCAGAGCGTTTCGTTCCATTCGCAGGCCTCGAGGGTCGGACAGGCTACCAAGTCGAAGATTTCGGGCATTATACCGGTCGGAAAAGCGCTGTACGCCCAACCACATCCTCGTGCGAGTCTTTCTCCGATATTGACGTGTTCTTCGATATTGAAGAGTTTTCCGGCGAGTGCAAACATTCCTCCTGCGAAACAGGTAAGATGTTGGCTCTCTGTGCTCAACTCAATCTTCGCACCGACCCTGACATCACCCAAAAACAGCACATCTTCTTGTTTCGGCAGCATAGGCCTGTAGAGCAAATGCTTTATGATAACATCCGCCGCCGTGCGATACATGGTTTCGTAGTTCTCGTCCAAACCACCTAGCAAAGCATGCATCTTGGGTAAATACTCATAAAGAGAATCTGCCAGCGCACCAAGCGAAAACGTATTATCGTGCACAGCTTCGTTCTGAAAGTCAAGACACATGGGCCACATTCCTGGCAAAAGAGTGCTATTCTGAATCCTGAGTAAAAACCGCGTTACACGATCTGTCGCGTCGTAGAATTTGGGATCGTTGGTTAGTTGTGAGAGCTTGGTAAACTCCATGACCAACGAACTCGGTGAAGCTGATGGGTCGTGAATACCAGCGACTTGTTTTCCCTTTAACGCATCGTCGAAATTAAGCCAGAACCCCGGAAGACGATTCGGCGTGTCAAAGGCGATATATAACATTTCTCCGAGTTCCGTGGCTTTTTGCAATAATGCTGGTTCGCGGCTTAGTTCATATGAGCTTAGAAGACCGCCGAGATGTCGAATTGTCGTTTCGAAGAGATTCACTGCTTTCTCGTGTGTGTTTCCCCAATCTATCGCCGCAGCCGCACTCGCAGCTTTGTTGAATTCCGCTTTGAGATCCATTATCCAAAGGGTATCCAGCGCATCAACCATTGTAGCAGCCCACCCGCCAAACGGATCTTTCGCTTGTCCCGTCAGCGGCATCAACTCATCCCTCCCCCAAGCCTTCAACCTATACGCCTCCCACCCTCTCCTAAACTCCCTCCTCACAgcatctctcctctcctcaacctcaaccgTCTTTACAAATTTCCCCTTCTCAGCTTGAATTCTCGGCATGCGCTTTGCGTGACCAATAGGTAAAGGCTTGATATCCGCCGGCGGATGGACAAGCCCCACGGTCGACCAGTCAAACGAGCTCTTTACAAACACCACACCGCTCTGATGTGATAATTGACGCCATAGAAAGAGTGTTGTGAGAAAGGCGGCGATTAGCACGACGCGTGAAGGGAGGCGTCTTGAAGCACGGCGACGAAACATGGTGTGCTGagacaaagaaaacaaaaacaaaaaaggTGTAAGCTGTGCTGAAATGGCTTCTTTGTTGCAGTTTACGGATTGAGTTAGTGATAAGCCAGCCTATCTTAATCCCTGCGAGGTGGTTTCTTACTTGATGGGGTTGGTGGTCCGGTAGCCTAAAACGAGACTATTTCCGTTTGTGGAAATCCTGGCTTTGATGCTATACATAGTATAAGTGTTTCTTTCGCCTTGCCCGAGTCCTAAGAAAAGATGGGAAAATAGGTCATTGGGAGTGAGAAGGTGGTGTTCTTTGAGTAGATTTGGCTTGTGTAAGTGGTTGGAAAGCCATGATaatggtgttggtgttggttAGGACTTGGGCACGAGCCTCTGAGTCTTCC of Fusarium oxysporum Fo47 chromosome I, complete sequence contains these proteins:
- a CDS encoding uncharacterized protein (domain of unknown function-domain containing protein) yields the protein MAELTQPPAPKRLGQLPQLTELKDPDDDWTGITEARDRRRRQNRLNQRAYRKRKARNEEYANVTPEEVHTNGLLIFTTARERAVAYAFMQLVHMQHSLKNHRPALLPSLIRLNAVNAVSSNAVHIGIPLQGLCCDDVISPWNALGPSSADGTLVKSACPESLRPTRLQIEIEHHPWVDLLPFPQLRDNMLKGYTSGVFDEDELCIDILGLMSSQGLDDAYLIVWGEAHDGSSWEVSVGFLRKWGWLLKGCPELVESTNRWRQQRGEAKLNIQV
- a CDS encoding glycoside hydrolase codes for the protein MFRRRASRRLPSRVVLIAAFLTTLFLWRQLSHQSGVVFVKSSFDWSTVGLVHPPADIKPLPIGHAKRMPRIQAEKGKFVKTVEVEERRDAVRREFRRGWEAYRLKAWGRDELMPLTGQAKDPFGGWAATMVDALDTLWIMDLKAEFNKAASAAAAIDWGNTHEKAVNLFETTIRHLGGLLSSYELSREPALLQKATELGEMLYIAFDTPNRLPGFWLNFDDALKGKQVAGIHDPSASPSSLVMEFTKLSQLTNDPKFYDATDRVTRFLLRIQNSTLLPGMWPMCLDFQNEAVHDNTFSLGALADSLYEYLPKMHALLGGLDENYETMYRTAADVIIKHLLYRPMLPKQEDVLFLGDVRVGAKIELSTESQHLTCFAGGMFALAGKLFNIEEHVNIGERLARGCGWAYSAFPTGIMPEIFDLVACPTLEACEWNETLWKPQNNQKLPPGFRHARDPRYILRPEAIESVFIMYRLTADAKWQDMAWDMFQAIVKYTSTELANAAVDDVTSTETSKTDSMESFWFSETLKYFYLIFSEPDLISLDEFVLNTEAHPFRRLLSQD
- a CDS encoding 6-O-methylguanine DNA methyltransferase, which encodes MPRSDEAQAFFHAVYSAVQEIPHGKVTTYGHIAMLVGTPQRPRQVGVCLKHLPADPSQPFNHENVPWQRVINSKGQISPRSQPGGSRSQADALQAEAVQVETNAMGEHSVDFSKYGWFPELLPSEENDQGE
- a CDS encoding chaperonin 10-like protein translates to MSTDYEFKGWLGRDPDSVNGKMEWDTFEPKKWEENDVDIKITHCGICGSDLHTLRSGWGETPFPCCVGHEIVGKAVRVGSNVTDIKVGDRVGVGAQARSCLRDDCSECSAGRLNYCPKMVSTYGSIYPDDIGKSYGGYADYNRTDSRFVVKIPESLPSEYAAPMLCGGVTVYAPLRNNGCGPGKTVGIVGVGGLGHFGVLFAKALGADKVIGISRKASKKEEVLALGADAYIATDDDEDWANKNAKTIDLMICTVSSSKMPYSDYFKLLRHGADFVQVGAPDSGELPPINAFNLIMGQFKLSGSLIGSPKDIEEMLQLAVEKNVKPWVEKRPMEDANQAVVDMENGKARYRYVLVNQKNID
- a CDS encoding Cyanovirin-N, with amino-acid sequence MFSPLLLLTLTLDAIATSPSSSLNTTNLTQHPSRVAPRFISGGFYDKCKDVRFYLAKVDDAHPRKNSFNGYKSSPWLVAKCPDKNGKYLCTWLALSKCLLNSEGELYRGSNGNFHGSCTACKLTGSNFNCGCWSGLKKGKNDFGNRVHRTSIDLNVAVGAVDGFLTCHGNWGILDYCSGRPSHDPFLDSK